Below is a window of Panthera leo isolate Ple1 chromosome B4, P.leo_Ple1_pat1.1, whole genome shotgun sequence DNA.
tctgagctgtcagcacagagcccactgtgggctgtgagatcatgacctgagctgaaggcggacactcaaccgactgagccagccaggcacttcaATTCAAGGCCATTTCTTGACCTTTaccacctttttcttttcatcttctgtaCTCCAGACGTTTCAGTCATGTATTGTGTAGCTGTATCAGTGATTTAACAGGTTTTGAGAACTCATTATATGCACAGTTATGTGCTGGGCTTCTTTTGAGAGCTAACGACATTACACATACCTTGCTTAATGATTCCCCTGTACTTAGGATAATACAGTTATtacccctgttttacagatgagtaaattgaggttttgtttatttatttattttgagagagagagaacgctcGCGTGCatgcgtggggaaggggcaaagagagagagagggacagaatatcctaagcaggctccacgctgtcggcacagaggctgactcggggctccatcccatgaactgtgagatcatgacctgaaatgaaatcaagagttgaacatttaaccagttgagccacccaggcactcctaaattGAGGTATTGAAtggctaaatttaaattttttgggACACTTGTGGCTGCAGATGACTAAACTCCAACTCCTGATTGCCTTAAGCCAAAAAATAAGTTACGTTGACCAATTTTATTGTGGGACGGGGAGCAGTGATTTCAGGTACCTCTGCACCCAGGTGCTCGCTGTCATCCGGGGTCTCCTGCTCTAACTCTTAGCTCTGCTTCCCTAGGTGTTGGCTCACTCTAGAACAGGCCCTTCCTCACCATGGGGCAAGTTGCCCAGTTCATCAGCAGCTCAACCACTCATTTACTGACTCAGAAAGAAGGGCTCTCTTTCTCCACGGTTCAGGCTGAAGTTCCAGGGTGATCTCTTATGGGCCTGGCTAGGTCACAGTGTCACCGTCTATGGTATTGCACCAAAGCACGGTGACCAATGTTGTGGAACATCTAGGCATGTACAGGGTAAGGCGCAAGGGTGGCAAGGAATGACAGAGCTTAAAAGGAAGGTCAGGATTATGTTATCAGAAACAAGGGGAACATGTTGGGTAGGTGGAGACAACCACTACTTAGTTAACGTGCCGAAGGTAGTTCAGGTAGAAGGCGGAACTGGGACGCTGTGAATAACCTCGTCAGCCTGAATGCAAAGCCTCAGAGCCTGGCTCGTTTAACTATTAAGTCATACTTTCTCCTTATGTAGTGACTATTGGTTGAATGCCAGCATTCTAGAAATGTGCAGTTCTGGGGatatatgaaaacactaataaacattgagaaatatTCGCTAACTTGTGTAGTCCTACTGCTTTAAGGATTCAGAAAAAGGTTAGaggtttttaaaatggaagaaatttgagttttttttaagttataactgttgtctactttaaaaatagatttttttttaacattttatttttgagagacagagtgagacagagcatgagcaggggaggggcagagagaggggggaatcccagaatccaatgcaggctccaggctccgagctgtcaccacagagcctgatgcggggctcgaacccacagaccgggagatcataacttgagccgaagtcggatgcccagcagagccaactgagccacccaggtgcccctgattactTTTCAAGTCAGAAGTGTTTTATAGGAAATTCtggattttaaaatctgaagtgTGGCCAAAGACTAACATAAATATTGATACactctattttctctccttagTGTTGGACCAAGTACAGACCTTTCTCCCACAGATGGCTCAGGCAAATGAAAAGCTAAGAAAAGAAATGGCAGCCGCACCCCCTGGGCATTTCAATATTGAAGATATTGATGGGAGTCTTGGAAAAGTTATACAAATGGTAGctatgctttgttttcatttcatcaagTATGAAATTTACCGGTATGCCCCGTCATCTACAAAAGAGAGGACTTTTCCATTTTAACTCCAagtgttattttccttcttgCAAAGTCAGCTCATGCTTCCAGCACTGTGTGGGAACTCGGTCATTTTATGATTAGGGATCTTACAGACCAGTAAGCTTCCTTGGGTGGAGCTTAGAAATTTAGTAATAGAGAATCATAGGAGGGCTTTTAAGGTCAAATATTACATTTGTTATCTTGAAGCATTAATTTACTAAGTGTcctagtggatttttttttcccatccaagGCCTGAAAGAAGTAATCACAGCCTGATTgatagaaaatgcagaaatgaatGTGTTTAATGCAATAACTGATTACCTAAGCCACATGCAAAATCCTCTCCATTTAGATTCACATCTTATTTCTGCCCCGGAGTTCCCTTTATAACACTTGTGTCTGGACAGAGCCGACACCGTTGTTGATGATAATATCCCATTCGGCAGCAGCTCTGCTCAGCGCTGCTTCCAGAATATTTCCCAGAGCCAGCCACTCTGTGTGACGTCTGCTGCTGCCGCCCTCGGTCCACGGAATCGTGGTCTCCACCCTGGACTATTGCAGTGACTTCTCAACAGgctcccctgcttctgccctttctTCCCTAGAATCTGTTCTTCACACTGTCTGTGGCTCACTTTCCCATCACGTTTCTGATGAATTCAGAGTCCTTCCAGGGCCCGTGTGAGCGGCCTCCAGCTCTCCATCTgacttccctccctcctggccccctcTGGCCTGCGCTCCCCATTCACGCGCCTTGCTCCAGGCCTGTTCCCTCTGTGTGGAAGGCTCTTGCCCACATTTCTGCAGCTTAACTCCCTCTACCTCTCATCAATTGTCCCCTCAACAAGAGGCTTTTCCCGATGGCCCATGAGTACCTTATCCTATCCTACtttacttttgttcattttcactgctccaCACTGTGCTTTACATGTAGGTGTTCATTGTCTTTCTTTCCCAACTAGACCAGAGGTCAGCAAATATTTTGTGTAAAGGACCAGCTAGTAAATACTTTTGCTTTGTGGACCGTACTGTCTCTTTGTGACTGCTCATTTCTGCCGCTTTAGCATGAAAGCAGCTGTAGACGATTATGTCACAAATAGGCAAATTTTATCAATGTTACTTATGGACACTGAAACTtgaatatcatataatttttatgttttatgaaatattattttttaattttttttccctaccactgggggaaaaaaaaaacattcttagccCATGAGCTAAACAAAAACAGTTAGTGGGCTGGGTTTGGCCAACAGGCTACAACTTGCCAATCCCTGCTCAAAAACGTTAAGTTGCACAAAGGCAAGGATTTTGTTGCTGCTCTTGTGGAGTCTCTAGGACCTAGCGTGGTGCCTGGCTCATGTTagtatttgttaatatttgtggtttttttgttttgttgggggtttatgttgttgttttctaGAGGGCacgcatgcgtgtgtgcatgagctggggaaggtcagaaggagagagagagactctcaagtaggctccatgcccagtacagagcccaagacGGGACTCGAGCCtatgactgtgaggtcatgacccgagccaaaatcaagagtgaggcaggcacttaactgactgagccacccaggcacctcgattaatatttgttgaacgcCTATCGTTGAATGTGTTCAGGGTATATAGAATTGGGTCATGGGAGGATTTTTTAGACTTGTAGTAAATGTAAATCATTATGGTGGACTGTggcaactgaaagaaaaaaagtgccaTATTgcactaaaaatatttcttgtccTTTGTGCTTCAGTATTTGGgccaaaagttggttcttccCAGGGTTGTTATCACAACTTTAGTCAACTGCCCTGGAATAAATTTCTCATGTGGTGCTTTTGGCAGGATGTGGCCTTGTTTGAGATGAATCAGTCCGATTCAAAAGAAGAGGACAGTTCGGAAGAGAGTTCGCAAGACAGCTCAGAGGACAGCTCAGACTCTGAGGAAGACGACACCGCCTCTTCAGAAGTCACCACAGACAACTTTAAACTTCCTCATTCAGAAGACGGAAAAGGCAAGATCGAGGTTTTGGACAGCCCTGccagtaaaaaaaggaaagagtaaaataaatgacCTTGGGAACAGGTGACCTATGCCTGCTAATTCTGTGGAAAAAGAATGTGACTTGCTGGTTATTTTGCATTTCAGGTATCTGTGGTGCTTGTATGTGATATtagatattttttgtttctcagagaaacagaaactatcTTTTAAAGGCTGGAATAGTAGCATTTGGGGAATCTTCTAAGAGCAGACTGTATTTGATCTCATGCTAAAGAGATTCCCTTTAGAAAGCTTAGCTTGTCACTTGTATGGTGACAAGTGAATTtgctggcattttctttcttctgcatagACTTCGGAAATAtcaaacttattttaaagtaaaaatacaaatcctttgtttttgtttgaaattcaTTCTCTTGAATAACCCAATATAGGTTTTTTGGGATATTATAAAATCAGATTTATTTGTTACCATCACAGTGTGGGTTCAATAGgggagaatgtttttttttaagagaaagaaattttttataaagataagaattatttATATTCAGCTGCCCTCAGGTATAtctactttcattaaaaaaaaaaaaaacaaaaaaaacaaaaaacaaccacaaaagtCCTTTGCAGTTTGAGCTGGGAATCTGGTGCTGTGTGGTTTCATCATTGTTGGTGACTCTGCACCCTGAACTCAGTGCAGGTAGAATTTACTGGTTGGaaaaattcatgatttttttgttttttgggttttttttgtttttcctttttttccataggcaaatttttttgtttgagcTATTAAAACTATTCTACACAGTTGCCCACAGTTTAAAACCTGTCAGATGTAGAAAATAGGGGCATCACAGAAAAAACAGGGTATGGGTCACAAAGAGCTATAAGCTATATATACAACTAGTTTTCCCCCTTTCAAAGGTCAAAATGATCCTATGGTGGCATCGCCTTTCTGCCTCATCCCTGACCTTATTCAATCTCAGATCTCATGGGACTGGCTTTGCTCAGGATATAGGCCTGAGAATTTAAAGGACTGTCTCCAAGTGGGCTAAGCTGATGGCATTTGTGCCCTAGAGTTTTAGGTctctcttttaacttttaactatTTGTTCCTACTCCTCACATCATTGTCTTGTAAATACTCTGAAGATGATTCTCAAGGTTCTTCCTGGTATTTCCCATTGGAAATTGGAACCAGCTCTTCTGGGCTGTATCTCACTAAATGTACGAAGAGACGAACGGATCTGGAAATGAGACTCCTCAGCTAGAAAGGTTATTGTGCTATATTCTGTAGCACCAAACAACAGTGATGGATTACTGGTGTAAATATTCAAAGATTGTCTCCTGCCGGCTAATATATTAT
It encodes the following:
- the NOPCHAP1 gene encoding NOP protein chaperone 1, which gives rise to MEVREESQSGASPSSPRDCSGISVSKELLTAGSGGRAGIWDRLLINPKPNCRKTSTLQTVRIERSPLLDQVQTFLPQMAQANEKLRKEMAAAPPGHFNIEDIDGSLGKVIQMDVALFEMNQSDSKEEDSSEESSQDSSEDSSDSEEDDTASSEVTTDNFKLPHSEDGKGKIEVLDSPASKKRKE